A region of Saimiri boliviensis isolate mSaiBol1 chromosome 8, mSaiBol1.pri, whole genome shotgun sequence DNA encodes the following proteins:
- the CCR1 gene encoding C-C chemokine receptor type 1, whose amino-acid sequence METSATTEDYDMITEFDYSDSAPCHKANVRAFGAKLLPPLYSLVFVIGLVGNILVVLVLVQYKRLKNMTSIYLLNLAISDLLFLFTLPFWISYQLKTDWIFGNAMCKVLSGFYYTGLYSEIFFIILLTVDRYLAIVHAVFALRARTVTFGVITSIIIWVLAILASLPGVYFAKAQWEITHHTCSLHFPHESLREWQLFQALKLNLLGLVLPLLVMIVCYTGIIKILLRRPNEKKSKAVRLIFVIMILFFLFWTPYNLTTLISVFQDFLFTYECEQSRQLDLAIQVTEMIAYTHCCVNPVIYAFVGERFRKHLRQLFHRRVAVHLVKWLPFLSVDRLERVSSTSPSTGEHEVSAGF is encoded by the coding sequence ATGGAGACTTCAGCCACCACAGAGGACTATGACATGATCACAGAGTTTGACTATTCGGATTCGGCTCCGTGCCACAAGGCGAACGTGAGGGCCTTTGGGGCCAAGCTGCTGCCCCCGCTGTACTCCTTGGTATTTGTCATTGGCCTGGTCGGCAACATCCTGGTGGTCTTGGTCCTTGTGCAATACAAGAGGCTCAAAAACATGACCAGCATCTACCTCTTGAACCTGGCCATCTCTGACCTGCTCTTCCTGTTCACGCTGCCCTTCTGGATCAGCTACCAGTTGAAGACTGACTGGATTTTCGGTAATGCCATGTGTAAGGTCCTCTCTGGGTTTTATTACACAGGCTTGTATAGCGAGATCTTTTTCATCATTCTGCTGACGGTCGACAGGTACCTAGCCATCGTCCACGCCGTGTTTGCCTTGCGGGCACGGACCGTCACTTTCGGTGTCATCACCAGCATCATCATTTGGGTCCTGGCCATCTTGGCTTCCCTGCCAGGCGTGTACTTTGCCAAGGCCCAGTGGGAGATCACTCATCACACCTGCAGCCTTCATTTCCCTCACGAAAGCCTACGAGAGTGGCAACTGTTTCAGGCTCTGAAACTGAACCTCTTGGGGCTGGTGTTGCCTTTGTTGGTCATGATCGTCTGCTACACAGGGATCATAAAGATTCTGCTCAGACGACCAAATGAGAAGAAATCCAAAGCTGTCCGTCTGATTTTTGTCATCATgatcctcttctttctcttttggacCCCCTACAATTTGACTACgcttatttctgttttccaagACTTCCTGTTCACCTATGAGTGTGAGCAGAGCCGACAGCTGGACCTGGCTATTCAAGTGACGGAGATGATCGCCTACACGCACTGCTGTGTCAACCCTGTGATCTACGCCTTCGTCGGCGAGAGGTTCCGGAAGCATCTGCGACAGTTGTTCCACAGGCGTGTGGCCGTGCACCTGGTTAAATGGCTCCCCTTCCTCTCCGTGGACAGGCTGGAGAGGGTCAGCTCCACGTCTCCCTCCACAGGGGAGCATGAAGTCTCTGCTGGGTTCTGA